One window of the Kwoniella dejecticola CBS 10117 chromosome 3, complete sequence genome contains the following:
- a CDS encoding methylthioribulose-1-phosphate dehydratase has translation MSKQLTHEEAEALVTSDDPEHPANLISELCREFYKLGWVTGTGGGISIRQGEHVYLAPSGVQKERIKPEHIFVLPFAQSSVPKPGSKRDFLRIPSKKGLSESQCTPLFWNAFTMRSAGACIHTHSQHAVMLTLLHPRDAQSFKISHQEMIKGVRIGGVGKTLSFFNTLEIPIIDNTAVEEDLTESMAAAMEKYPDAPAILVRRHGVYVWGNTWEQAKTQSECLDYLFEIAVKMLLAKLPLVGDN, from the exons ATGTCCAAGCAGCTCACAcacgaagaagcagaagcttTAGTCACCAGCGATGATCCCGAACAT CCAGCTAATTTGATCTCGGAGCTGTGTCGCGAATTCTACA AATTAGGATGGGTTACAGGTactggaggag GTATTTCGATACGACAAGG CGAACATGTGTACCTTGCGCCCTCGGGAGTACAGAAAGAACGAATCAAGCCCGAACACATCTTCGTACTTCCCTTTGCCCAATCCTCCGTACCTAAACCTGGCTCGAAGAGAGATTTCCTTCGAATACCCAGTAAAAAG GGCTTATCGGAATCCCAATGTACTCCTCTGTTCTGGAACGCCTTCACCATGAGATCAGCAGGCGCCTGTATACACACACATTCTCAACACGCTG TCATGCTTACCCTTCTACACCCTCGTGACGCTCAAAGCTTCAAGATTTCCCACCAGGAGATGATTAAAGGTGTGAGGATTGGCGGTGTAGGCAAGACGCTCAGTTTCTTCAATACCCTGGAAATTCCAATTATAGATAACACTGCGGTGGAGGAAGATTTGACGGAGAGTATGGCCGCT GCCATGGAAAAATACCCCGACGCTCCTGCTATTCTGGTCAGAAGACATGGTGTTTATGTTTGGG GAAACACTTGGGAACAAGCTAAGACACAGTCGGAATGTCTCGATTACTTATTTGAGATTGCCGTAAAAATGCTTCTGGCCAAATTGCCTTTGGTAGGGGACAATTAG
- a CDS encoding YbgI/family dinuclear metal center protein, whose amino-acid sequence MGNPTVHVTPLALIRRVWERIAPLRLAETSWDNVGPMIEAPYPNPNHRQVLLTIDLTPSVAAEALALPSCSLIVSYHPPIFRGLKSFTLQDPLQNSLLKLSAKGISVFSPHTSLDATPNGINNWLIKPFLPLSTHNTTITNSTQIEGFEGAGMGRIVHLASPLSMNQAVKMVKEHLELDHVQLATPEIEKSVSSIAVCAGSGASLFKGVEADLYLTGEMSHHEVLAAIHAGTSVILTRHTNTERPYLSQVLQGWLEKELNSEVDIHDDSPNGKWEVLVSKADRDPLRVV is encoded by the exons ATGGGCAATCCTACCGTGCACGTAACGCCCCTTGCGCTGATCAGGAGAGTATGGGAGAGGATAGCTCCTCTGCGACTTGCGGAGACGAGCTGGGATAAT GTCGGCCCCATGATCG AGGCGCCGTATCCCAATCCAAATCACAGACAGGTCCTTCTGACTATCGA CCTGACGCCATCCGTCGCAGCCGAAGCTTTGGCTCTACCCTCATGCTCATTAATCGTTTCATACCATCCCCCCATATTCAGGGGTCTCAAGTCCTTCACCCTTCAAGATCCATTACAAAACAGCTTGCTAAAGCTATCCGCGAAAGGCATCAGCGTATTCTCACCTCATACGAGTCTGGATGCTACCCCCAACGGGATCAATAACTG GCTCATTAAACCTTTCTTGCCTCTATCAACCCACAATACGACCATAACCAACTCGACCCAGATCGAAGGATTCGAAGGCGCAGGTATGGGACGGATCGTTCATCTTGCCTCACCCTTGAGTATGAACCAGGCCGTGAAAATGGTAAAGGAGCATCTCGAATTAGATCATG TCCAACTTGCTACCCccgagatcgagaagtcCGTGTCTAGCATTGCTGTATGTGCAGGCTCAGGAGCAAGCTTGTTCAAAGGCGTAGAAGCGGACCTTTACCTAACCGGAGAGATGTCTCAT CACGAAGTCCTGGCGGCGATACATGCAGGAACTTCGGTCATCCTGACGAGACATACAAACACCGAACGACCATACCTTTCACAAGTCCTTCAAGGGTGGttggagaaagagctgaATAGCGAGGTTGATATACATGACGATTCGCCGAATGGGAAGTGGGAAGTACTGGTTTCGAAGGCGGATAGGGATCCTTTGAGGGTCGTTTAG